A genome region from Bufo gargarizans isolate SCDJY-AF-19 chromosome 2, ASM1485885v1, whole genome shotgun sequence includes the following:
- the AMIGO2 gene encoding amphoterin-induced protein 2: MPFFDSSLSMELGIVHTKLKSIAYVFLLLIVSIVSGAPGVCPPACICASDIVSCTNRNLSTVPRTIFKFIRKLDLSYNKIGFLDPDWFPVMFDKLHTLILHHNTISSISGGSFSTLRNVRYLDLSSNHLRTLSNPVFQELKMLEELLLYNNQLTNIDSGSFGGLHKLQKLYLGDNELSHFPLDLYVGRNKLSELVMLDISHNSLQSVPVQDISLISARQLSGIYLHENPFVCDCQLNTMLNFWYRKRFAPVMDFKSYYTCSFPSESKKQHLLQENFINCSESTVTESFYAFGLLYEVQIGERLVVHCDSKIVDKDTQFIWRSPEGKILQPEKKTEHFHVFINGSLEIEEAQIVDSGIYSCMAINKLVNETIDIRVTVGNFTSHKSNSHEAFNTAFTTLAACVVSIILVLLYLYLTPCRCWCKSKKNKRKQNQNSAHSSILSATPSHEPEVERKSSTGKRVVFLEPVKETDQGQNGKVRLIPNENLTADSILKNSRSKSDSDSVNSVFSDAPFIAPV; encoded by the coding sequence ATGCCTTTCTTTGATTCATCGTTGTCTATGGAACTTGGAATTGTCCATACAAAATTGAAAAGCATTGCTTATGTCTTTCTGCTGCTCATCGTCAGCATTGTTAGTGGTGCCCCTGGGGTGTGTcctccagcctgcatttgtgccAGTGATATAGTAAGCTGCACAAATAGAAACTTATCTACAGTGCCCAGGACAATCTTCAAATTTATTAGAAAACTAGATCTAAGCTACAATAAAATAGGATTCCTGGACCCAGACTGGTTCCCAGTCATGTTTGATAAATTGCACACTTTAATATTGCATCATAACACCATAAGCAGCATCTCTGGTGGTAGTTTCTCCACGCTACGAAATGTAAGATATCTTGATTTATCATCCAATCATCTAAGGACGCTGAGCAACCCAGTTTTTCAAGAACTTAAGATGTTAGAAGAGCTCCTGCTGTACAACAACCAGTTAACTAACATAGATTCTGGGTCATTTGGAGGACTCCATAAACTGCAAAAATTATACCTGGGGGACAATGAACTGTCACATTTCCCACTGGACCTATATGTTGGCAGGAATAAACTTTCGGAACTTGTTATGTTGGACATTTCACATAATAGCTTGCAATCAGTGCCTGTACAGGATATAAGTTTAATTTCTGCCAGGCAACTTAGTGGAATTTACCTTCATGAAAATCCGTTTGTATGTGACTGCCAATTGAACACAATGTTAAACTTCTGGTATCGCAAACGCTTTGCTCCAGTTATGgatttcaaaagttattataccTGCAGTTTTCCATCAGAGTCTAAAAAACAGCATCTTCTTCAAGAGAACTTTATCAACTGCTCTGAAAGTACTGTGACGGAGTCATTTTATGCATTTGGCCTGTTGTACGAGGTTCAGATTGGAGAAAGGCTGGTGGTACATTGTGACAGCAAGATAGTAGACAAGGACACACAATTTATTTGGAGAAGCCCAGAGGGCAAAATTCTCCAACCGGAAAAAAAGACTGAACATTTCCATGTCTTTATCAATGGAAGCCTAGAAATTGAAGAGGCACAAATTGTAGATTCGGGTATATATTCCTGCATGGCAATAAACAAACTGGTTAATGAAACCATAGATATTAGAGTAACAGTGGGCAATTTTACAAGTCACAAGTCTAATTCGCATGAAGCATTCAACACGGCCTTCACTACACTTGCTGCATGTGTGGTCAGTATCATTTTAGTCCTTCTCTACCTTTATCTCACCCCCTGTAGATGCTGGTGTAAATCtaagaaaaataaaaggaaaCAGAACCAAAACAGTGCTCACTCCTCCATTTTAAGTGCAACGCCATCACACGAGCCCGAGGTCGAAAGAAAATCCAGCACGGGAAAAAGGGTAGTCTTCTTGGAGCCAGTCAAGGAAACAGACCAAGGCCAAAATGGGAAAGTCCGACTGATCCCCAATGAGAACCTAACAGCAGATAGCATTTTAAAGAACAGCAGATCAAAGTCTGACTCTGATTCTGTCAACTCTGTCTTCTCAGATGCCCCTTTCATTGCGCCAGTGTAA